TCATATGATTTGAGCAATTTCGCAAGTTTGCGCTCAATTTCCTTCTGTGTATCAAGCTCTTCGTAAAGCCTGTAGTTCTGCTGGACGATCACCGTTTCATCCTTCGTATGGCTGATAGCTTGATTCATTTCCTCAAGCTTCGGGCCAATTGCCGGAAGACCGGTTTCCACTTCCTGTTTTGCATTCACTTCAGCTTCCAGCTGATCGTAGATTTCTTCGACTTTTTTCATGATTTCTGCTACGCCCTGTTCCGCCTCAGAAATCTCGCCGTTATCAAGCCGGCTGCGGAATTCGATGACTTGGTTGGCCATTTCATTAATCTGCTTTTCAAAATTGAATTCATCAATCGGGTAGCCTTTTTCTTTCATTTCCATGCAGCCGCTATGCAGCTCTTTTAGTTCGTCTGGCAAAGTGGTAGTGCAAGCCAGGATCAAATCCGGCAATGTATCCATTTTTTCGGTCAGCTCGCCTAACAGGTCTTTTGTTTTTGCGACGATGCTTGCTGCCTCTATATAATTCCCCTGTTCCGTTTTTTTGTCGTACAGGGCAAACTGTTCAGCGGTCTCATCCAGCACTTCCTCAATATGCTTTTCGGCTTTACCATAGGAATGGCGGCGGGCCAGCAGCGTCTGTTTGCAATCCCTGTACGTTGACCGCAGTTCTTCCATATCCGATTCATTTCTTTCTTCACTGCTGATCAGCTCTTCCACTTCAGCTCGTATGATATCAATTTCATTATTCGCTTCTTCCAGCAGCCTGCGCGTTTCCAGGTTTACCTGTTTCGCCCTGCCGAAACGATAGCGGTCCGCAGCCTCCTCTGCTTCATAAAGCATTTCCTCCACATCAGGAAGTTTGCCGGTAATGAGTTCATCCCATTTAGCACGCCAGCGCTCGAACCGTTCTTCTGTTTCACCGGACATGTTCAATTTTTTGACCCTTGCGAGCTCATCATTGATGGGGCGATTCATGATATCAATTTTTTTCGCTTCCAGACGATCGACTTCATCGTATACTTTTTTCCGTGAATAAATTCCGTAGCCGACAAATGCTACGACAACCGTAAAAATAGCAGCAATTATGTACATGATGCACCCCTCCCCTCTTCTCTTTGTATATATCCAAACTCACGCTTGATGCTATTTTCCATATGTATAAAACCACCTTAGAAATTCTTTCTCATTCTGAACGATATAATTGTTTTTATGATACCATGTAATCAACAAATTTTGACCTCATTTTTTAAAAAATGAGCAAAAAAAGGAAAATTGCCATTTTGGCACAAAAGGGAGTGAAACCGGTGAAAATAAAAGCCGATGGCCATATCCATACCCCATTTTGCCCCCATGGGTCATCCGATTCGCTGGAATTATATGTCGAACGTGCGGCAGCGCTCGGATTTCAGGAAATGACATTTACCGAGCATGCACCGCTGCCCGAATCTTTTTTGGATCCTGCCCCAACGCGTGACAGCAGCATGAGCAGGGCTGATCTGGACCGTTATTTCACTGGTATCAGGAAAGTGAAAGATAAATACCGTAAAGATATCCGGGTGAACGCCGGACTAGAAGTGGATTTTATCAGAGGATATGAAAAGGAAACCGCTGATTTCTTGAATGATATCGGCCATGAGCTTGATGACAGCATCCTGTCGGTTCACTTCATATACGCAGGGGGCGAATGGGTGTGCATGGATTACAGTGCGAATGAGTTCAATCGGCTTACGGATAAAGCAGGATCTGTTGAAAATGTGTACCGGCTTTATTATGAAACGGTCCATGCTTCTGTCCTGTCAGATCTCGGTCCATATAAACCCAAGCGGATCGGCCATATGACGCTGGCCCGTAAATTCCAAAAAAAATTTCCGGTTCATCAAGATTTCAAACCGGAAATCCTCTCTATATTAAATGATATAAAGCGCCTTGGGCTTGAATTGGACTATAATGGCGCCGGCACAGTTAAGCCCGGCTGTCTCGAGCCGTATCCACCAGGTTGGGCTGCAGCGGAAGCTGACAGGCTCGGCATCCCCCTAATTTACGGTTCAGATGCCCATGCCGCAGATGGGCTCGGGCAGGGAATATCAGCCCTGGAGCCTGATGTTCGCTTCAGTCTGCCATCCGGGAGCAGGCGCAGGTATCACCTTTAACTGAGACTGGTGATGGCAAAGCGATTGCTCGATCCATCTCCTGATTTCACCGGTATATATTTTATAAAAATATTGTTCATTTGGATAAACATGGAGGACCTCAGCAAGATATTGGGGGTGCAGGTAAGGCATCGCAAACATCCCTTTCAGCTGCATGATCGTATAAGGAACAGGGACTTTGCGGAATTCCTTGCGTGAAATGCCTTCTGTCAGGACTGACTGCAGAAGGTATTTTTCTTTTGAAAGGTACGTTGTCATCAATTCACGGTTGAGCATCGTATCGAGCGTAATTTCCCTCTGTACAAAACGGGCCAGGTTAGCATTTTTCTGCTGAAAAGAGATGACCGCATCAGCCATGTTCAACAGGCATTCGCGGCGGCTTTTGCCCGTATGATCGTCATATATTCCTTCAAGAGCTGATATATATCCTTCCAGGAAACCCGTGAGCAGCTGTTCCATCAACCCTTTCTTTCCGCCGAAGTAATATGAAATCAACGCGACATTCACATTAGCCCTCGCTGCTATTTCCCTGACAGAAGTACCGTCGAACCCTTTTCTATTGAATAACAGGGCTGCAGCTTCCATCACCCTGTCTTTCGTAGCGTGCGTTACCTTCATCTGTTCCCCTCCTCTTTTCCCTAATTTCGGGGCCAGCCTTTTATTGTCCTTTTATTTTCTTTCGTAAAATTCGTGTATATTTCGCTAATTTTTGATATGATTGAGCTAATTTATTTGTTTCCGGGAGGGAAGAAACATGTTTAACGTCGAATCATACGAGGGAACAAAAGCGGAGAAATACGAACTTCTCCTGAAGCAGCTAAGAGCGCTGATTGAAGGTGAATCAAATCAGATTGCGAATCTGGCGAACGCTTCTGCACTTTTAAATCAATTTCTTGATGATATAAATTGGGTCGGTTTTTATTTGAGGGAAGACGGTGAGCTTGTACTGGGGCCTTTTAACGGGCTGCCTGCCTGTGTGCGGATCACTGTCGGCAAAGGAGTTTGCGGCACAGCCGTATCGGAAAGGAAAACGATGCGCATCGCAGATGTCCATGCATTCCCCGGCCATATTGCCTGTGATGCCGCTTCCCGTTCTGAGATCGTGGTGCCTCTTTTTAAAGAGGATGAAGTGATCGGGGTATTGGATATTGACAGTCCGGTTGAAAACCGTTTTGATGAAACGGACCAGCACTGGCTAGAACAATTTGCTGCTGTTTTGCAGGAAACATTTTAAGATCGAGCTGCCTTAAATAAATGTTCCAGCTATAACGTTATTGTTTGAATATCTGTATTCAGTCTCACTTTGGTTACTGCCCGTTTTTTACAATAGTTGATAAGCGAATCATCTCCCTTTCCACAGCTTCCTGATAAGCCTCCTCGCTGGGGGCGTCTCGTCTGTTTTCGCAGAGGGGTAAAAATAAAAAAAGGTTCGGTCCTTAGGATAAGGCCGAACCTTTTGTTATGTGAGCGGCGCCGCTCTTATGGATGCACTTGCTCAGGTGCAAGGACATTCAGGGCTTGATTGAGATCCGACCATATGTCTTCCCAGTGCTCCAGGCCGACAGAAAGTCGGAGCAGGTTATCTTTTATTCCCATATGAAGGCGTGCTTCTTCCGGTATGACAGCATGAGTCATTGTTGCCGGATGCTGGATCAAGGATTCGGCGTCACCGAGACTGACCGCGATCTTGATCATATTGACGCTGTTCATTACTTTCTGGGCCTCGGTCTTCCCGCCTTTGATTTCAAAGGAAATCATACCGCCCCCCAGTTCCATCTGTTTTTTTGCGATCGGATATTGCGGGTTTTCCATATCGAATGGATAAAAAATATTCTCGACTACCGGATGTTTCTTCAGCAGATCAAATATTTTGGCGGCATTTTCGCAATGGCGGTCCATTCTCAGCGGCAGGGTCTTCAAGCCCCTCAGCAAAAGCCATGCATCAAACGGCCCGATTACGCCGCCGATATCTTTGCGGGTCGTCATGCCGATTTCATCCATCAGCTCTTTTTTGCCCGCTACAAGTCCGGCGATCACGTCCCCGTGTCCGCCGATATATTTGGTTGCACTGTGGATGACAACATCGCAGCCCAGGTCCAGCGGACGCTGCAGATACGGTGAGCTGAATGTATTGTCTACCACAACCGGTATTCCATACTCTTTGGCAATACGCGCGACCATTTCCAAATCGATCAATTTCATTGTCGGATTGATCGGGGTTTCCAGATAAATGAGTGAGGTGTTTGTTTTGATTTGCCGCCTTATTTCTTCTTCCGTTTCAAGGTAACTGAAATCATGGGAGATGCCGTGTTTCTCTTCCATCAGTTCGAGGAGGCCGAATGTGCACCCGTATATTCCCCGTGACACAAGGATGTGGTCACCGCTCTTTGTGAGAGCGAACAGTACCGCAGAGACCGCTGCCATCCCTGAAGCGAAAGCAAGACCTGCTTCTCCGCCTTCGAGTGCCGCTATTCTTTCTTCGAGCGCCGTCACGGTCGGATTGCCGAGCCTTGAATAGATATATCCTTCACTCTCACCCGCGAATCGGGCCTCTCCCTGTTCTGCAGTTGAGAACGTGAATGTGGATGTCTGATAAATCGGAGGAGCCAGACTGTCATGATGGTGATTGGAATCGTAACCACCATGAATGGCTTCAGTCGCAAAGTTTTTCCGTTGTTCTTTTTTCATGCTATTCCCCCACTTTCTGCAAATTGTAAGCTGCCGCTTTCTGTGCCGGCATATTCCTCCCTCTTTAAGAATATGACAACAAACTCGTTTTTGAAAGCGTTTTCTTTCAGAAAAATAAAAAGAAGGGACCGGCAAAAGAGATATCCGGCCCCTATTCATTGTACACTACCTGATTCTTTCCCATGGCTTTTGCTTCATACAGCGCTTCGTCCGCACGGTTAAACAGCCGCTTAACCGAATCATCCGTCTCATTTTTCCAAACGGAAGCGCCGCACGATATTGTGACACAAGGGGCTGTTTCCTGTTCCACCTTTTCCGTAAGGCGCTTAGCGATCTTGACACCAGTCTCTGAATCCATGTTCGGCAGGTAAACCGCCAATTCTTCACCGCCCCAGCGTGCTCCTGCATCGCCTTTACGAATGTTCTTTTTGATGATTTCAGCTACCTGGATGATGACATCATCACCTTTTTGGTGTCCATATGTGTCGTTGATGACTTTGAAGTTATCTATATCAATCAACAGGAAAATACCCTTTTGATCCGTATCCATGGACTTCTGGATATATTCGTCGAGATAACTGCGCGAGTAAAGCCCGGTAAGATAGTCGGTGATGACCATATGTTCAAGTTCTTCCCTTAGTATAGCGTTTGAGAAGGCAAGAGTGGAATGATGGACAAGGGACTGAAGCAGCTTGAACTCGTTGAATGAAAACGCGTATGGTTTCCGGTGCATCGCTACGACTGCGCCTTTTAGAGTTTGCTGGTACACCATTGGCACAGCCATCAGTGATCCATACTGTGTCTCAAAAGGCCACTGACCAGAAAGGTTACCGAAGAACAGCGAATCTTTTTCCTTCCTTA
The genomic region above belongs to Bacillus marinisedimentorum and contains:
- the ezrA gene encoding septation ring formation regulator EzrA; translated protein: MYIIAAIFTVVVAFVGYGIYSRKKVYDEVDRLEAKKIDIMNRPINDELARVKKLNMSGETEERFERWRAKWDELITGKLPDVEEMLYEAEEAADRYRFGRAKQVNLETRRLLEEANNEIDIIRAEVEELISSEERNESDMEELRSTYRDCKQTLLARRHSYGKAEKHIEEVLDETAEQFALYDKKTEQGNYIEAASIVAKTKDLLGELTEKMDTLPDLILACTTTLPDELKELHSGCMEMKEKGYPIDEFNFEKQINEMANQVIEFRSRLDNGEISEAEQGVAEIMKKVEEIYDQLEAEVNAKQEVETGLPAIGPKLEEMNQAISHTKDETVIVQQNYRLYEELDTQKEIERKLAKLLKSYEKAVEMVKGKKVSYFRARRELKELEKALEEIKTAHLQYEEMLDALRKDERRAQETIQSLRRKLFDTTRIIQKSTIPGMPEHYIKEVEFADSSIADVNEKLDEKPLNMPGVNQLLEIAEKDVEKVHDKTLHLLEQADLAERVIQYGNRYRSRYPHVAQQLDYAERAFRDFEYETALEKAASTVEEVEPGALKRMEQWIGEYQEV
- the hisJ gene encoding histidinol-phosphatase HisJ, with the translated sequence MKADGHIHTPFCPHGSSDSLELYVERAAALGFQEMTFTEHAPLPESFLDPAPTRDSSMSRADLDRYFTGIRKVKDKYRKDIRVNAGLEVDFIRGYEKETADFLNDIGHELDDSILSVHFIYAGGEWVCMDYSANEFNRLTDKAGSVENVYRLYYETVHASVLSDLGPYKPKRIGHMTLARKFQKKFPVHQDFKPEILSILNDIKRLGLELDYNGAGTVKPGCLEPYPPGWAAAEADRLGIPLIYGSDAHAADGLGQGISALEPDVRFSLPSGSRRRYHL
- the refZ gene encoding forespore capture DNA-binding protein RefZ produces the protein MKVTHATKDRVMEAAALLFNRKGFDGTSVREIAARANVNVALISYYFGGKKGLMEQLLTGFLEGYISALEGIYDDHTGKSRRECLLNMADAVISFQQKNANLARFVQREITLDTMLNRELMTTYLSKEKYLLQSVLTEGISRKEFRKVPVPYTIMQLKGMFAMPYLHPQYLAEVLHVYPNEQYFYKIYTGEIRRWIEQSLCHHQSQLKVIPAPAPGWQTEANIRLQG
- a CDS encoding GAF domain-containing protein → MFNVESYEGTKAEKYELLLKQLRALIEGESNQIANLANASALLNQFLDDINWVGFYLREDGELVLGPFNGLPACVRITVGKGVCGTAVSERKTMRIADVHAFPGHIACDAASRSEIVVPLFKEDEVIGVLDIDSPVENRFDETDQHWLEQFAAVLQETF
- the megL gene encoding methionine gamma-lyase, whose amino-acid sequence is MKKEQRKNFATEAIHGGYDSNHHHDSLAPPIYQTSTFTFSTAEQGEARFAGESEGYIYSRLGNPTVTALEERIAALEGGEAGLAFASGMAAVSAVLFALTKSGDHILVSRGIYGCTFGLLELMEEKHGISHDFSYLETEEEIRRQIKTNTSLIYLETPINPTMKLIDLEMVARIAKEYGIPVVVDNTFSSPYLQRPLDLGCDVVIHSATKYIGGHGDVIAGLVAGKKELMDEIGMTTRKDIGGVIGPFDAWLLLRGLKTLPLRMDRHCENAAKIFDLLKKHPVVENIFYPFDMENPQYPIAKKQMELGGGMISFEIKGGKTEAQKVMNSVNMIKIAVSLGDAESLIQHPATMTHAVIPEEARLHMGIKDNLLRLSVGLEHWEDIWSDLNQALNVLAPEQVHP